One Nostocoides sp. HKS02 genomic window carries:
- a CDS encoding MarR family winged helix-turn-helix transcriptional regulator, with the protein MTTRRTVAADIGRLAGEVRTEVGRLAYHLRTPATRSGITPTRLAALSALTRYPDGVRQGDLAELMNISAPSMTRLVEIMEEAGWVERRRDPADQRCLLLVLTPVGHTTIDTLRDEAATQLSTELADLTEDERIALAAAVPVLRKLADRHLDG; encoded by the coding sequence GTGACCACGCGCCGCACGGTGGCAGCTGACATCGGGCGGCTCGCGGGCGAGGTGCGCACGGAGGTGGGTCGTCTGGCCTACCACCTGCGCACACCCGCGACCCGCTCCGGGATCACGCCGACCAGGCTGGCTGCACTCTCCGCGCTGACCCGCTACCCCGATGGCGTCCGGCAGGGTGACCTGGCCGAGCTGATGAACATCTCGGCGCCGAGCATGACCCGGCTGGTGGAGATCATGGAGGAGGCCGGCTGGGTGGAGCGGCGGCGCGACCCGGCCGACCAGCGCTGCCTTCTGCTCGTGCTGACCCCGGTCGGTCACACCACGATCGACACCCTGCGTGACGAGGCCGCCACGCAGCTGAGCACCGAGCTGGCCGACCTCACCGAGGACGAGCGCATCGCACTGGCCGCAGCGGTCCCGGTCCTGCGCAAGCTCGCCGACCGGCACCTCGACGGCTGA